One Chitinophagaceae bacterium genomic region harbors:
- a CDS encoding SDR family oxidoreductase, giving the protein MKRKKVLITGAAGFLGSHLCDRFLNDEFEVIGMDNLITGDLINIEHLFKEKYFEFYHHDVSKFVHVPGKLDYILHFASPASPIDYLKIPIQTLKVGSLGIHNLLGLAKVKNARILIASTSEVYGDPLVHPQNEEYWGNVNPVGPRGVYDEAKRFQEAITMAYHTYHNLETRIVRIFNTYGPRMRLNDGRVLPAFISQALKGENITIFGDGTQTRSFCYVDDLVEGIVRLLMSEYSQPVNIGTSDEITMNQFAHEIISLTGTSSKIVYMPLPTDDPKQRRPDIARAQNILGWKPSISRQEGLKTTLSYFQKILHTPSSL; this is encoded by the coding sequence ATGAATTTGAAGTAATTGGTATGGATAATTTAATCACCGGAGACCTGATAAACATAGAACATCTATTCAAAGAAAAATATTTTGAGTTTTACCACCATGATGTTTCAAAATTTGTTCATGTGCCGGGAAAATTAGATTATATACTGCACTTTGCTTCTCCCGCTAGTCCTATTGATTATCTTAAAATACCAATACAAACTCTGAAAGTAGGGTCTTTAGGAATTCATAATTTATTAGGATTAGCAAAAGTAAAAAATGCACGGATTCTCATAGCATCTACCTCAGAGGTGTATGGAGATCCTCTGGTTCACCCACAAAACGAAGAATATTGGGGAAATGTGAATCCTGTTGGTCCAAGAGGAGTATACGATGAGGCAAAGCGTTTTCAAGAAGCTATTACTATGGCTTATCATACTTATCATAACTTAGAGACAAGAATAGTCCGTATTTTTAATACTTACGGTCCTCGTATGCGACTAAATGATGGGAGAGTTCTTCCTGCTTTTATATCTCAAGCTCTAAAAGGAGAAAATATAACGATATTCGGTGATGGCACACAGACAAGATCTTTTTGTTATGTAGATGATCTCGTAGAGGGTATTGTAAGATTACTTATGTCTGAGTATTCACAACCTGTAAACATTGGAACCTCCGATGAAATTACTATGAATCAATTTGCTCATGAAATAATATCTCTTACAGGGACTTCTTCTAAAATTGTTTACATGCCCTTGCCTACCGATGACCCTAAACAAAGAAGACCTGATATAGCCCGTGCTCAAAATATATTGGGATGGAAACCTTCTATTTCTAGACAAGAAGGATTAAAAACAACCCTTTCTTATTTTCAAAAAATATTACATACCCCTTCTTCTCTATAA